AGATTAATATACCAATATCTACAACAAGTAGCCATGGCACTCATGTAGCTGGTATTTGTAGCCAAATAGCACAAGAGGCTAGAATGATAGTTGTAAGAGTTGGAAGAAGGCAGACAGATTCTTTTTCAAAAAGTACAGAATTTATGAGAGCTATTAAATTTGTACTAGATAAAGCACTAGAATTAAAAATGCCAATATCTATAAATATAAGCTATGGTAGTAATGAAGGATCTCATAAAGGTTTATCATTATTTGAACAATATATAGATGAAATGGCTGGATTTTGGAAAAATAATATTTGTGTAGCATCTGGAAACAACGCAGATAAGGGCGGCCATAAAAATATAAATATAAAAGGTTCAGAAAAATTTGAAGTTGAATTTATAGTAGGACCAAATGAAAAATTATTAAATATTAATATATGGCCAGACTATATAGACAATTTTTATGTATATTTAATAAGCCCATCAAACAAGCAAACGCAATCAATATCTTTAACTTCTGGAGAAGTAAAAAATGTTATAGATCAGACAAGAATAAAGGGGTATTTTTATCCTATACCTCCATACTCACTAATAAGAAGAATAACAATTCAAATGAGTTCAGTTGAATATATAAATCAAGGAATTTGGAAAATTGTATTTATACCAATAGATGTTATTTCAGGAAATGTTAATATATACTTGCCAACATCAGAAGGACTGAGTAAAGAAACAAGATTCGTTAGCCCTACAAAACGAGCTACTGTAACTGTTCCAGGAACAGCTAGCAAAGTTATAACTGTAGGGAGTTTTAACTCTAGAACAGATAATGTATCTATATTTTCTGGAGAGGGAGATATAGAAAATGGGATTTATAAGCCCGATTTATTAGCACCAGGAGAAGACATTGTATCTGTTTTACCAGGAGGAAACACAGGTGCATTAACCGGAACAAGTATGGCAACACCCCATGTGACAGGATCAGTAGCTCTTTTGATGGAGTGGGGAATAGTTAATAAAAATGATTTATATTTATATTCTCAAAAAATGAAAGCATTGTTAACTAAACATGCAAGGCGTACTACTGGAAATACCTATCCGAACAACTCAATGGGCTATGGATTTTTAGATTTATCTCAAATAAGTTTAACAACAATACAAAGTATAAATCAAGAGGAATACTACAGATCTACTAAAAAAACTAAAAAAAAAAGAAAAATAACAAAAAATAAAAACATAAAAAAATATAAAAGAACACCTGAGGAAGATATAGGTAAACAAACAAATGATGAAAATAAAATTACAATTCCTTTTGATTTAAAAGATGTATTTAAGCATGGTATTTTAGGTGGAATAAATATACTCCATAAACCTGAATTTGAAGATGAATTTAAAAAGTTAAATACAGGATATTATTTATATAAAATAAATGAGAGTTTATGCGTAGTGTTTATAATTGGATCAAATTTAGATAATATAGAACATATAATGGCTTTAAAATCTGTAATATCAGTAGAGCCGTTTACAAAAATAGCATTACTATCAAAGGTTGAACAAGGAACAACACAAGCAGTATCAGTATTAGAAGATATAGATGCAACTTTTTTTAAAAATAATCCCAATATAGTCGTAAATGGAAGAGGTGTTGCTATAGCCATTATAGATAGCGGTATAGATTATCTACATGATGCTTTTATATATCCTGATGGAACATCTAAAATTCTTTATCTATGGGATCAAACTAAAGAAGGAAATCCTCCAAAAGGATACTATATAGGAACAGAGTATACAAGAGATCAAATTAACGAAGCTATTAAAAATAAAGATGCCACATTATCAACTGATGAAGAAGGCAGTGGAACTATGCTAAGTGGAATATGTTCTGGATTGAAAACTGTAAATGGTGATTATGAAGGGATAGCTGAAGAATCTGAATTAATAGTTGTCAAATTAAATAAAATAGGAAAGTATTATAACAATGCGACATATTTTGCAGCGGGGATGTATGTTTATGAAAAAGCACAAGAACTAGGAATGTCTTTGGTAATAAATGGGTCTTTGGGTAGCAATGATTTAGTTGCTATTACACAAAGAGTATTAAGTAAAACTACATTTTTTACACAAGGAATATGCGAGGTAAGAGGTGCTGGAGATGAAGGAAATACCCAAACACATACATCAGGACGGATAAATTTTAATGGAGAAGAAAAAATAGTAGAATTAGAATTATCAGAAGATGAGGAGCGTATAGATATACAGCTATGGGTAACTAGACCTGATAAGATAAATGTAGGTATATTATCCCCAAGTGGAGAAGTTAGTAAGATGCAGCCTGTATCTAATTATAGTATAATTACTGGTAAATTTGATTTTGAGTCCACACAATATATAATAAATTATATTTATCCAACGACATATTCGGGTCAGCAGCAAGCTAACATAACTTTAATAAATGTAAAAAAGGGAATTTGGAAAATTAAATTAGTAGGAGAATATATAACTAATGGTATGTATCAGATGTATTTACCAAATAGAGTATTTATAAAAAATGGAACAAAATTTAGAGATGTAGATCCAAATTACACTATAAATTATCCGGCTACACTAGAAGATATTATAACTGTTGGTGCATATGATACTATAAATAATAGTTTGTGGCCAACATCTTCTAGAGGACCTAATATAAATGGAATGTCAAAGCCAGATGTAGTCGCACCAGGAGTTAAAATTATAGCTCCATACCCTGGTAATAAGTATGGAAATATAACAGGTACAGCGGCGGCAGCGGCACAAGTAACTGGAGCTGTAGCTCTTTTTATGCAATATATCTTAGAGGAAGATAATTACCCAGATAAAGCTTTTGTACAAAAGATAAATACTTTTGTCAAGGCAGGAGCAGTAAAGAATAAAAATATAAATTATCCGAATGAAAATTATGGATATGGTTTATTAAACATAAAGAATATGTTTGAGCAATTAAAATAGAGAGGTTGTTTATATTATGAGCAAATCATATCTAGCAATTCCTAAAGGTAATATTTTTAAAATGGAACAAGACTTAAAAAAATATGAGACCATGAAATATGTTATTTTAAATGACCAATTAGCAGTCATATATGTTAATGATGATTTTGAAGAAAAAAACTTAAATAGCATAAAAACTATAGCATGGTGGCAACGATCGGCACCTATGAGTACATTAATTGAGATAACAAATAATGTAAAACAAGGTCAAAGTGTTACAATAGCAGCAGGCACAGATTATGTGTATACTAATCCATATTTAACATTAAGTGGAAAAAAAAATACAATAGTAATAATTGATTCAGGAATAGATTATTCTCATCCAGATTTTATAAATGAAGATGGAACAAGTAAAATTATAGCTATTTGGGATCAAAATTTAGAAACTGGAAAATCTCCAGAGGGCATATTTTTTGGAACTGAATTTAAGAGAGATGAAATAAATAAAGCGTTAAAAAATAAAGATGATAGTTTAACTAAAGATACCATAGGAACAGGAACAATAGCAGCAGGAATATGCTCTGGATATGGAAATAAAATTCCAGAATTCAAAGGTGTGGCGATAGATAGTGAGTTATTAATAATAAAATTAAAAGAGTACAAAGATACTTACCGTGAAGGAAAAATAAATTATCAGCAATCTGATTTTTTGGCTGCTATAAAATATGCAATAGATATATGGAAGAAACAAGATAATCAGATGATTATAAATTTGACAGTTGGATTAAGATCTTCCGCAATAATGCTTGCAACATTTCTAGATTCGTTTTCAGATTTAAAACAATCTGGAATCATAGTAGTTGGAGGGGCTGGAAATGAAGGCAATACAGATATACACTATGAAGGTAACGTGAAAGGTATAAATGATAATCAAGATATTATAATACAAGTTGGAGAGCAGATAAATCTAGACATAGTATTATGCACAACTGGACCTGATAAAATAAGTGCATCATTAATATCTCCATCAGGAGAGCTAAGCTATATTATTCAATATTCTCCTGAATATTATTTATATAGAGGGCGATTTAATATAGAAGATACAAAATATGAGATGAGGTTTGTATATCCATGGTTAGAAACTGGAAATCAGGAATTAGTTATAAACTTAATTGATATAAAGCCTGGGATATGGACTTTGAGAATATTACCTGAATATATAGTAAATGGAGATTACGACATATATTTACCAAATAAAAACCTTATATCTACTGAAACAAGATTTATAGATCCTAATTCAAGTTCAACTATAACATTGTGTGCAACTACAGAAAATATAATTACTATAGGTTGCTATAACGATAAGACTGATAGCATATGGATAGGATCTTCAAAAGGGCCTGTTAAAAATAGAATGATAAAGCCTGATATTGTTGCTCCAGGCGTTGATATAATAGCTCCATTTAAAAATAAATCGTATAATACGGCAACTGGAACTGGAGTAAGTACGTCTGTAGTTTGTGGTGTAATATCATTACTTTTAGAATATTTTAAAACACAGAGCTTTTATAGTAAGATATCTTTATTTACAGAGACGATAAAAACATATTTAATGTTAGGTGCAAGTAAAAAAGATATATATATATATCCAAATATTTCTAGTGGGTATGGAAAGCTGGATTTAAAGCAAACTATAATCCAAATTGCAAATAACCTTGAATAGGAAGTATTTTATGAGTATTATTGGTTAAAAATAATACAAAAGAAAAAAAGAGGTGATTATTTTGCAAAGTAAAAAAGCTAAAGCATTAAGTGGTGCTAATAACAAAAGACTTACTAAGCACAGACCAACAAATAATGCACAGACAGCTGCTTGGGCTGATATAGATAAGTTAAAGCCAGAAAGTAAAGTGTCAATACCATCTTTAAGTAATGTTGAAGAAGCTAAAGAGTGGGTTGATGACGGAAGTAGATTATAGATAAATAATATCTCTAAAAAAGCCTCAAAGTAAATAGATAAAATATCTAATACTTTGAGGTATTTTACATTTTTCAGCAACGGACGAAGTCGTTTGGCGACATGAAGTGTAGCTCCTATGCAGTGGTTTAAGTGAAGCGGATTTTTTATTTAATCTCTAACAACTGTATTTACAAATGCTGTGCCATCTCTTGATTGAAATACCTGGAAGTTTGCAAAATTACCTAGTAAATATAAAGAATATACTCTATCCACATTTACTGCTATTTGGTTACTTCTAAGAAGTCTGCCTGATTTTTCAAGTAAAATATCAAGAGTATAAATATTATAAGCAGGAATTTCAACATATTCTGTAACTTCTCTAAAATCCACTTTTGGAAAAGTCAATTCATCATTTAAATAAATATTTAATTCTGGTAAATTAGGCGATAAATGAATTATTCTAACTTTTGATAAATCTCTATTTTCTGATTCTTCTTTAGCTTCATCAATAAGTAATAATTCTAAATCTCCTTCATATCCAGTCATAGCTAGTGTAGACATTTTATCTCTTTGAATTTCTAAACTTGCTATTAGCATAGGATTTTCCCTAGTTCCTGCTTTAAATACAGTCACCTCATATGTTCCTTCGGGTACATATATATATGGTGTAAACTGAGTAAATAATATTCTATTAAAAAATAAACTATTATTAAAATAAATATCTACAGGTTTACCCCTAGGAACAGCATGTAAAAATCTAATTATTGAATAGTTTTCATTGTATACCCTTGAATCACTTTTCAAATTACTCTCCCCCTTAAATATTATGATTTACATATTATAATATTTAACAAACTGTTATTTTGATACTAATTATTCGCAAGGGACTGCAATATATGAACCTGATTGTACTTGATAGTCTTCAGATATAAGTCCTTCATTTTCCTTATAAACGACTTTCCTAAAATTTTCTATATCATCAATATTGTTATTATAAAGCCTTATAATGTCATCTAAAGTTTCACCAGATGAAACTAAGTGCTTAATTAAATGCCTATCTTTCATAATGCTTGCATAAGCTTTTTCATATGGCATTTCAGCTATGCTAGAAAATGCAGGAACATTTTCGACTAAGTAATCTACACTATTATCTAAGCAAGTTATATAATTATAAAAACTATCTCTAAATATATTTTTAAAAGAATCATCATCTTTAGTAGATGGAGCTATAAATGATAAAACAATTAGAAAGATTAGAAGATATTTCATAAAATTCACCTCCTAACTATGAGTATTGATTAAATATTAAAAAATAATCAAAAGGCAGTAATTTTTAATATTATATTTGGTAAAGTTTAAGGATTAAACGAATACTATAAATTAAATTTAATAAAATAAAAAAAATAATTTAATTTTAACTTTTTTGTTTAAAAAGTTAATTGTGGTGTATATATATTAATGTAAAAGACAACTTAGTTAAACAAAAATTTAGGAGGTATTTAGTTATGATAAAAGTATGTTCAATGTGTTCTGGAATGAGTATAGATGATTTAAAAAATGCACTATTAGGAAAAGAAGTAGAAGATATGTGTATAGGTGAATGCGGCAGTGAATTTGTAGGATATGTAGAAGATGACTTAGTAACAGCATCTTCACAAGAAGACTTCATAAAACAAGTTAATTAGTTAGAAAGGTAGCAAAATAAATATTTATTTTGCTACTTTTTTTATGTAAAATATTATTTATTAAAGTAAAAATAAATTTTTACTTTAATTTTTCTAAAATTTATTTTTAATATCTTAAAGTAATAAAAAGGGGGAAATAAAATGAATTCACTTAGAGAATATATTAAAAATGAATTTCCTATATTAAAACTTAAAGGTGAAGAGGGAAAACACATATTAACTATAGAATTATGTTATAAATATTTTACTGATGATAAAAGATATATAGGATATTGTTATAATAAGGCTCTTGAAATATTTGAAGATATTTATGAAAAAGACGATGATATTATACTTATAATGAATGTGTATGAAGAAAAAGATAATATAAATAAAGAGTCTGTAAGAATTAGAAACTATGTAAAAAATAAAAAACTTATAAAAAATTTAAATTGCATAACAATACAAGATAATGAAGAATATAATTTAGAAGATGATGAAAGGATTCTCCATTATTACTTACATTGTAAAGTAAATGATATAGATTATAAAAATCTAATATTACATTTATGTGGTCATGAAGTGGGTCTTAATGTAAAAAGTATGGGACACTATTTTATAATAAATAAAAATAAAAAAATATGTTATATCATGCTCGATGATAGATGTTTAGATTTAGCTTTTGAAAATGATATACAAAAAAAGAAATATAAAAGAAAATATAACAAAATATATAAATAAATATATTTAGTATAATATCATTTTTAGTTTATTATATAATTATACAAAATTGTATTATCAATGTTTTATTTAAAAAAAACAAGTAAAGGGTTAAAAAAATAAAAAATATGTATGGAAAATATAGCATAAAATAAGATAAAACTAAAAAAATAAAGCATTGACTTAAAAAATATAAGTTGGTATAATCTTCTTAAATAATTGAAATACTATTAATGCAAAGACTATGAAGAGAAGAGTAAATATAAAAGGTAGTTTTAGCGAATTGAGGATGGTGCAAGCTCAGTACGAAATTTATATTGAAGAACATCTCGGAGTCTCTAACCGAAATCAAATGAGAGTAGGCTTAGACGGGAGGTCCCGTTACAGACTGTAAGCAATGCTTAACTAAGAGGTCAAATATTTGGCAACTAGGGTGGTACCGCGAGAGAATAACAAGTCTTTCGTCCCTTTTTTATAGGGATGAGGGGCTTTTTTATTATATAAAGCTACATCCTTATACATCAAAACTAATATTTAAGAACTAAAAATCACATTCATAAAAAAATGTATATAAAATAGTTCGAAAAATTACTTAAATTAATGAGGAGGAATTAAAATGCAACAAGAATTTTTAACTGTAAAAGAATTATACAGAAGCAAAGAAGAGTACGTAGGAAAAACTGTAAAAGTAGCTGGATGGATAAGAACATCTAGAACATCTAAAAACTTCGGATTCATAGAATTAAATGACGGTAGTTTCTTTAAAAATATGCAAATAGTAATAGCTGAAGATAAATTAGAAAATTTCAAAGAAATAGGTAAATTACCAATAAGTTCATCAATATTAGTAGAAGGTGAATTAGTTTCAACAGAAGGTGCTAAGCAACCAGTTGAAATACATGCAACTAATGTAGTAGTAGAAGGTGAATCTGATAGTTCATACCCACTACAAAAGAAAAGACATACATTAGAATACTTAAGAACAATAGCTCACTTAAGACCAAGAAGTAACACTTTCTCTGCGGTATTCAGAGTAAGAAGTTTAGCAGCGTATGCTATACACAAGTTCTTCCAAGATAGAAACTTTGTATATGCACATTCTCCAATCATAACAGGAAGTGACTGTGAAGGTGCTGGAGAAATGTTTAGAATAACTACTATGGATTTACAAGACATCCCAACAACTGAAGAAGGAAAAATAGATTACTCTAAAGATTTCTTTGGAAAAGAAGCAAACTTAACAGTAAGTGGTCAATTAAATGCTGAAATAATGGCACTTGCATTTAGAAATGTTTATACATTTGGGCCAACTTTCAGAGCGGAAAACTCATTCACACAAAGACATGCATCAGAATTCTGGATGATAGAGCCTGAAATATGTTTTGCTGACTTAGAAGATAACATGGAATTAGCTGAAGACATGATAAAATACGTAATAAGCTACGTAATGGAAAATGCTCCAGAAGAAATGGAATTCTTCAATAGCTTCATAGATAAAGGATTATTAGAAAGATTAAACAATGTAGTAAATTCTGAATTTACAAGACTTTCTTATACAAAAGCTGTAGAAATGCTACAAGAATCAGGTCATGAGTTTGAATATCCAGTTAATTGGGGAGATGATCTTCAAACAGAGCATGAAAGATACTTAACAGAAGAGATATTCAAGGCTCCAGTATTCGTTACTGACTACCCAAAAGATATAAAAGCATTCTACATGAGAATGAATGAAGATGGAAAAACTGTTAGAGCTATGGACTTATTAGTTCCAGGAGTTGGAGAAATAGTTGGAGGATCTCAAAGAGAAGAAAGAGAAGATAAATTACTTGAAAGAATAGAAGAAATGGGATTAAACAAAGAAGATTACTGGTGGTACTTAGAACTTAGAAAGTTCGGAACAGCTACTCACTCAGGATTCGGATTAGGATTTGAAAGAATCATAATGTATATGACTGGTATGTCAAATATCAGAGACGTAATACCATTCCCAAGAACTCCAAAGAATGCAGAATTCTAATAAAGAATTTTAAATATAGACCACACCCTTTAAAGGGTGTGTTTTTTTACGTTTAAGGATTTAGAATATGTTAATAATTACTGTAGCTGAGTGATGTCATACATTGTGTCTAGCGTAAAAAATGATATTTTAAGAGCAATGGACGAAGTCGTTGGCTCTATGAGCGAAGCGAATATAAAATTAATTAAATATGATAAAAGTATTTAAAATGTAGCTGAATATACATGATTAAACTGAAAAAAATATGTAAAACATATGTAAAATATCTTGATAAAGATATATAAGTATTATAAAATCAAATCAGGAAAATGATACTGGAACTTGGGAATAAACTTAAATGTACAATATATATGAAAAGAGGGAGAATATGAATCTTAAAATTAAAGATATAGCTAATAAATCTGGTGTTTCTATTGCAACTGTATCTAGATATTTAAATAGTTCTGGGTATGTAAAGTCAGAAACGAAAGAATTAATAAAGAATGCAATAAATGAATTAAAAAGTGAAGATGGAAACTTACACACAAAAAATATAGCTTTAATATTACCTGACTTATCAGATTGGTTCTTTGTAGATATATTAAAAGGAATAAATGAAGAATCAATAAAAAATGAGTATAATTTAATTTCTTTTGATAGTAATGAGAATATAAATAGAGAATTTCAAATAATAGACTCACTATCTAATTTTGATATAGGAGGAGTAATAATTACACCCTGTTCAAGTAATTTAAAAAATAGTAAAAAATACTCTGAGAAGTTGAAAAGCTTAAATATTCCTGTGGTTCTTGTAGATAGAGATTTGATTTATAGTAACTTTGATGGAGTATTCATAGATGACAAAAAGGGTGCATTTGATGGAGTAGATTTATTAATTAATTCAGGGCATAAAGATATTGCAATAATAACAGGACCTTTATATAATAAACCTAGTATTGAAAGATTAGAGGGATACAAGGAAGTTTTAACCTTAAATGGTATATCAATAAAAGATGAATATATATATGAGGGCGATTTTCATGTTGATTCAGGTTATACACAAACAGTAAATATATTAAAAAATAATAAAGATGTTACAGCTATATTTGTTAGTAACAATATGATGATGTTAGGGTGTATAAATGCATTAAATGAAAAGAATATAAAAATTGGAAAAGATATATCACTTGTAGGATTTGATGATTTAGAATTTTTGAATTATGTAGGGCTAGGAATAAGCGTAATTGCCAGGCCAACGGCACAAATGGGTAAGATTGCATTTGACTTAATACAAAAAAAGATAAATGAGTATGAGCCACATTCGACTCAAAATATAGTATTAAAGCCATATTTAATAAGTAGAGGATCGGAAAAAATCAAAAGATAATTATATTTGAAATAAATATACTTGTGTACGTAATAAAAAATATTACCAAAATTATTAGGTAAAGCTCTTTAATAAAAAAGATTAAATGTAATTTTAATAAAATTAATGTGTAAAAAATATGTAAATTATGTGTAAAAAAGATTGATTATTATAAAAAAATATTATATTATAAGATTAAGAAAACGATATTATGAATTTTATAATATGAAAAAAATAACAATTAAATAAATTTATAATATTAAATTTAGCACTAGATAATAAATTAAATGAAGTGTCAAATTATAAATTTTAG
Above is a genomic segment from Romboutsia lituseburensis containing:
- the cspBA gene encoding bifunctional germination protease/germinant receptor pseudoprotease CspBA, which translates into the protein MDYEVVVKYNGNILRIRDELEVSIELLGYNYAIIIADTEEKINRLLEYEEIEYVEKPFILETQDTQSFSATGITRFKQRYNLTGKGTILGVIDSGIDYTLSQFRDKDGNSKILYYWDQSIGSNPPQGFNEGTLYTNEDINKAIKGEINIPISTTSSHGTHVAGICSQIAQEARMIVVRVGRRQTDSFSKSTEFMRAIKFVLDKALELKMPISINISYGSNEGSHKGLSLFEQYIDEMAGFWKNNICVASGNNADKGGHKNINIKGSEKFEVEFIVGPNEKLLNINIWPDYIDNFYVYLISPSNKQTQSISLTSGEVKNVIDQTRIKGYFYPIPPYSLIRRITIQMSSVEYINQGIWKIVFIPIDVISGNVNIYLPTSEGLSKETRFVSPTKRATVTVPGTASKVITVGSFNSRTDNVSIFSGEGDIENGIYKPDLLAPGEDIVSVLPGGNTGALTGTSMATPHVTGSVALLMEWGIVNKNDLYLYSQKMKALLTKHARRTTGNTYPNNSMGYGFLDLSQISLTTIQSINQEEYYRSTKKTKKKRKITKNKNIKKYKRTPEEDIGKQTNDENKITIPFDLKDVFKHGILGGINILHKPEFEDEFKKLNTGYYLYKINESLCVVFIIGSNLDNIEHIMALKSVISVEPFTKIALLSKVEQGTTQAVSVLEDIDATFFKNNPNIVVNGRGVAIAIIDSGIDYLHDAFIYPDGTSKILYLWDQTKEGNPPKGYYIGTEYTRDQINEAIKNKDATLSTDEEGSGTMLSGICSGLKTVNGDYEGIAEESELIVVKLNKIGKYYNNATYFAAGMYVYEKAQELGMSLVINGSLGSNDLVAITQRVLSKTTFFTQGICEVRGAGDEGNTQTHTSGRINFNGEEKIVELELSEDEERIDIQLWVTRPDKINVGILSPSGEVSKMQPVSNYSIITGKFDFESTQYIINYIYPTTYSGQQQANITLINVKKGIWKIKLVGEYITNGMYQMYLPNRVFIKNGTKFRDVDPNYTINYPATLEDIITVGAYDTINNSLWPTSSRGPNINGMSKPDVVAPGVKIIAPYPGNKYGNITGTAAAAAQVTGAVALFMQYILEEDNYPDKAFVQKINTFVKAGAVKNKNINYPNENYGYGLLNIKNMFEQLK
- the cspC gene encoding bile acid germinant receptor pseudoprotease CspC — protein: MSKSYLAIPKGNIFKMEQDLKKYETMKYVILNDQLAVIYVNDDFEEKNLNSIKTIAWWQRSAPMSTLIEITNNVKQGQSVTIAAGTDYVYTNPYLTLSGKKNTIVIIDSGIDYSHPDFINEDGTSKIIAIWDQNLETGKSPEGIFFGTEFKRDEINKALKNKDDSLTKDTIGTGTIAAGICSGYGNKIPEFKGVAIDSELLIIKLKEYKDTYREGKINYQQSDFLAAIKYAIDIWKKQDNQMIINLTVGLRSSAIMLATFLDSFSDLKQSGIIVVGGAGNEGNTDIHYEGNVKGINDNQDIIIQVGEQINLDIVLCTTGPDKISASLISPSGELSYIIQYSPEYYLYRGRFNIEDTKYEMRFVYPWLETGNQELVINLIDIKPGIWTLRILPEYIVNGDYDIYLPNKNLISTETRFIDPNSSSTITLCATTENIITIGCYNDKTDSIWIGSSKGPVKNRMIKPDIVAPGVDIIAPFKNKSYNTATGTGVSTSVVCGVISLLLEYFKTQSFYSKISLFTETIKTYLMLGASKKDIYIYPNISSGYGKLDLKQTIIQIANNLE
- a CDS encoding DUF3787 domain-containing protein → MIILQSKKAKALSGANNKRLTKHRPTNNAQTAAWADIDKLKPESKVSIPSLSNVEEAKEWVDDGSRL
- a CDS encoding DUF4397 domain-containing protein translates to MKSDSRVYNENYSIIRFLHAVPRGKPVDIYFNNSLFFNRILFTQFTPYIYVPEGTYEVTVFKAGTRENPMLIASLEIQRDKMSTLAMTGYEGDLELLLIDEAKEESENRDLSKVRIIHLSPNLPELNIYLNDELTFPKVDFREVTEYVEIPAYNIYTLDILLEKSGRLLRSNQIAVNVDRVYSLYLLGNFANFQVFQSRDGTAFVNTVVRD
- a CDS encoding DUF3885 domain-containing protein; translation: MNSLREYIKNEFPILKLKGEEGKHILTIELCYKYFTDDKRYIGYCYNKALEIFEDIYEKDDDIILIMNVYEEKDNINKESVRIRNYVKNKKLIKNLNCITIQDNEEYNLEDDERILHYYLHCKVNDIDYKNLILHLCGHEVGLNVKSMGHYFIINKNKKICYIMLDDRCLDLAFENDIQKKKYKRKYNKIYK
- the asnS gene encoding asparagine--tRNA ligase, which translates into the protein MQQEFLTVKELYRSKEEYVGKTVKVAGWIRTSRTSKNFGFIELNDGSFFKNMQIVIAEDKLENFKEIGKLPISSSILVEGELVSTEGAKQPVEIHATNVVVEGESDSSYPLQKKRHTLEYLRTIAHLRPRSNTFSAVFRVRSLAAYAIHKFFQDRNFVYAHSPIITGSDCEGAGEMFRITTMDLQDIPTTEEGKIDYSKDFFGKEANLTVSGQLNAEIMALAFRNVYTFGPTFRAENSFTQRHASEFWMIEPEICFADLEDNMELAEDMIKYVISYVMENAPEEMEFFNSFIDKGLLERLNNVVNSEFTRLSYTKAVEMLQESGHEFEYPVNWGDDLQTEHERYLTEEIFKAPVFVTDYPKDIKAFYMRMNEDGKTVRAMDLLVPGVGEIVGGSQREEREDKLLERIEEMGLNKEDYWWYLELRKFGTATHSGFGLGFERIIMYMTGMSNIRDVIPFPRTPKNAEF
- a CDS encoding LacI family DNA-binding transcriptional regulator; amino-acid sequence: MNLKIKDIANKSGVSIATVSRYLNSSGYVKSETKELIKNAINELKSEDGNLHTKNIALILPDLSDWFFVDILKGINEESIKNEYNLISFDSNENINREFQIIDSLSNFDIGGVIITPCSSNLKNSKKYSEKLKSLNIPVVLVDRDLIYSNFDGVFIDDKKGAFDGVDLLINSGHKDIAIITGPLYNKPSIERLEGYKEVLTLNGISIKDEYIYEGDFHVDSGYTQTVNILKNNKDVTAIFVSNNMMMLGCINALNEKNIKIGKDISLVGFDDLEFLNYVGLGISVIARPTAQMGKIAFDLIQKKINEYEPHSTQNIVLKPYLISRGSEKIKR